The DNA segment CTGGCGTAACATAGCCTATACCAAGTCCAATGCCGCCTATAACGCCATAAAAAATATAGAGTAGCCACACACTAGATATATGTAGTGCAAATGCCGAACCAAACAGCCCTATTGTAAAACAGGCAGTCGATATAAGTCCAGTGACTTTTGGACCATACCGCTCGACATATTTGCCAAAGACCCCAGCTGAAAGCCCTAAAAATAAAATAGAGAGTGAAAATGTAAAAGTAACAGCTGTTCTTGACCAGCCAGTGGCGTTCATAATAGGCAAGACTAACACCGACCACGCATACACTGAGCCGATAGAAATATGTATCGCAGAAGCTGATAAAGCGATTAGCCATTTGTTGCGTTTTAAAGCCTTCATATCTCTCCCTGTTTGCAAATTTGCTTATTATATTGCCAAATTTTGCCTTTAAATTGCGAGTAAAAAATCTGTTAGTGTAAAATTTTAAGCCAAGTATGATGAGTATATTTTTTGTATTTTTGCCAAATTTATAACTATCGGTTTATCATTTTTTTGTATAATTTAGTAAAAATTATAAAGGATAGACAATGGTAAATGTTTTAATGATAGAAGATGATGCTGAATTTGCTCAGATTTTATCTGAGTATTTGGAGAATTTTAATATCAAGGTCACAAATTTTGAAGACCCATATTTGGGCATTAGTGCTGGTATTAAGAATTTTGATCTGCTTATACTTGACCTTACGCTTCCAGGTATTGACGGACTTGAGGTTTGCAAAGAAATTCGTGCAAAATATGACATACCTATCATCATTAGCTCTGCTCGTTCAGACATTAGTGATAAGGTTGTCGGACTTCAGCTTGGGGCTGATGACTATTTGCCAAAACCTTACGATCCAAAAGAGATGTATGCTCGTATCACAAGCCTAATACGCAGATATAAAAAGACCAACGAAGTTGTAGAAGAGGTCGCAGATAGCGCGTTTAGGATAGACGAAAAGCGTCATGAAATTTTCTTTAATAATGAATCGCTAGTTCTAACTCCTGCTGAGTTTGAAATTCTAAGCTATCTTATAAAGCAACATAGTTTTTCTGTGTCTCGTGAGCAATTAGTTTATAACTGCAAAAGCTTAAAAGATAAGGATTCAAAGAGTCTTGATGTTATTATCGGACGCTTAAGAGCTAAAATCGGCGATAGCTCAAAGTCGCCAAAACACATATTTTCGGTGCGTGGTATAGGCTATAAACTAATCGGATGAAATACTCTATTGCCACTAAAATAACCATAATTTTTGCGATATCTTTTGCTCTTGTGTGTATTGTGTTTTTTACCTACGCAAACATACAAAAGCAAAATTCCTTAGAGTCAGTAAGAAATAAGCAGATTAGCGCTATAAACTACCTTCTGACACTTTATGAGAGAGCAAGTCCGCCGCAAGATTTGGAGCAGTATTTTAGAAATTTTGGTTTAGAGTACGTTTCTAATCAAAATTTGGCAATATCTATCGTAAAAGACGGCGAACTCATCTTTGCAAAGCAAACCCCAATCG comes from the Campylobacter mucosalis genome and includes:
- a CDS encoding response regulator transcription factor, producing the protein MVNVLMIEDDAEFAQILSEYLENFNIKVTNFEDPYLGISAGIKNFDLLILDLTLPGIDGLEVCKEIRAKYDIPIIISSARSDISDKVVGLQLGADDYLPKPYDPKEMYARITSLIRRYKKTNEVVEEVADSAFRIDEKRHEIFFNNESLVLTPAEFEILSYLIKQHSFSVSREQLVYNCKSLKDKDSKSLDVIIGRLRAKIGDSSKSPKHIFSVRGIGYKLIG